Genomic DNA from Cyprinus carpio isolate SPL01 chromosome A22, ASM1834038v1, whole genome shotgun sequence:
cacacacacatttacgaACAGTTTTAGAGGAAACAGGAGAGTCGAGGtgcacatttatttatgcaacaactgttgttttgtttttttggatacAATATGGGTCGCATCCCTTTTAGAAAGTTTCCTCTTTCATCGACAGTCACTCCTGTAGGATGTGGTATGTCCTTTGTGGTGATATGCCAACATTTCCCTGGATACTGTGGCTCTCGATACACCACAAAAACTTGCTGTCCTGGTCACAGATGCACCAGCGAGACACGCCAACAAACTGTCCTCTTTTGAATCTGATATGCAtctcattatgttgtgtgtggATTGCAATACTTTATGCACAGCTGTGCTATTGCTCTGCTAATTCAACCTTCACACTCTGGTTTTACTGATGGAATGTGAAATCCACATATATATACACGAAACCTCCAACACAATATCGGCCAGTGTTTCAATTTCATTGgtttcaatttaattatttaataattactgtttttttctactttttaaacaaaacaatttaagacttgtttagtgtttaattaataaataatttttaataatagaatGTTAAAGAAATGTgtgatgtattaaaatatgatggaatataatgtgttttaaatctaATTGCAGGAGAGGCTTCAAGCTGATGAGGTGATTCAAGGCCTGGATAATCAGCACATGCGGGACCAAGGGCTGCATATAAACCCAAAAGACGAGTTATAGTCCATCAGCCAATGGAAGAGAAAGTACAGGGTTCAcatcatttcttatttatttaatgatcagaatgattttatttttttttactgtgtgaaaatttgtttttattttgtttctgtctgtttgtgagaattttatcattgttattatcaCGTGTGCATATAAAATCTCAGCTCACATTTATTACGTTGCAttcctttaaagtcaacatgaaatcaaaatcgatTCAACGATATACTATGGTATTTCTAGTCTGGTATAAAACAGAGATTTCATGATcctttttctgttaaaatatccAGATTCAGACGGTAATACATCACATTACGGAAgtaattctgaatatatttttatgttgactttaaaagaaACAGtgaacataatttaaatttatatcaaGGAAAGTATGGTTTGGCTTTCTTGCCATTCATACCACCAAAGAGTGAATTGACACTGTACAACagcatatatacattatattggATATAATTTATATTCAAGTTTGTTTAACTAGACATAATCACAAGTTACCTAATGAAACAGACTATGAAAAATGAGGATTTGCACAGTTCTGTACTTACTGTATATTCTTCTGTGATATTAACAAACAATAGCTGTCCATTTTTAACAGTGCACTGTGGGTTCCTTCACGTTGAGACACCACAATGCTTTCAAATGAGTTAATTTATACTGTTTACAAATGATCTGACTGAAGCTATGCTGTAGTTTGATCATAGACTGCTATAATTGCAATCGTCAGCATTTGATATTAGGAACCTTTTTAATAAAAGATGCTATTTGTTCCTGTTTCAAGGAATTTGAACTTAAATGTGGCATATTAATTGTCCTTTCCTTTCAAATTCATTGACTCGTGTCTCTCTGTGGGTGGGTGAAATGTGCTTTGCACACTTGCCTCAGCTCTTGTTGAATTTGAACAAGGACGATGGCCACTTATTGTCACTGATATTTGATTACATGAGTATTTAAGTCTGCTTTTACTGTATGTAATACACAGTGATGTTtgcaatatgtattttaaattaaagactGAATTATACTTATTTGTGTCCTTTACTTGCACTGATTTTTAATACACATTCTGCAGTAAAAAAACCATGCAAAATATTTGACAGTGACTTTGGCTTGCCTTTAAGTTTTCTCAGGTTTTCTCAGATACTTTAaagtagttcaaccaaaaatttaaatttgctgaaaatgtactcaccctcagaccatccaagatgtaaatgagtttcttcatccaaacagatttggagaaatttacgtgaatcctctgcagtgaatgggtgccggcaGTTATTTTGGCGAGTTtcttttttgcttcacaagacattaaatgatgaattggagtggtgtggattacttgtggattattgtgatgtttttatcagctgtttggactttcattctgatggcacccattcactgcagagcatccactggtgagcaagtcatgCAAATTTCACGTAAATAATcatgtaaatttctccaaatctgtttaaatTCATTAGCTGcaatagataaaaaaaactgGAAGAACAACAGAATGTTAAACTTTTTGCGCTACAAACCAATGTCttcataattatgataaaattataacaaataccaCTTTGCAATATCATTcggactgtttttgtacagctagaATAACTGGAAGTAGATGAAACCAGATACAtagcacattcaagttacaaatgtcTGTGTACTCTTACACTAAAAATAAGGTAGATAGCGCAGTTTGAGCAATTTCTAGTAGACTCTTCTACAGGAAGACGGCATCAGAAGCTATTAATATAACACATATGCATGACCACACAGGAACCCATTTAGGCAGAGGTGGGAGtaagtcacacatgtgcaagtcacaagtaagtctcaagtcttaaccttcaagtctcaagcaagtccaagtcaatttttgtgagaataaagcaagtcaagtcaagtcactgctttatgtcaagcaattcaagtcaagtcatagctgatttaactgaatttatatataaaaataactaaaatctactaaaatctaaaaataactaaaacaaaacaaaattgcaatatgCATTTCTACTCAAAAAGTGTCCACATACAGCTGAGTCAATACAAtgaaaatcttaaataaataaatacaaattaaaactacatagcctaagatgtaaatgtaactgaaattagtcCAACACAAAGGCATGAAAAGTATTTAGGTACAGCTGTTTCAACATGCCTCAAACATTgaagaaaaccatgaaaaagtattaaacaattaACGTAAAATGGTTTCTATGCCACCAAATGGCATCCTTCAAACAGGCATAAACTTTATGGGACATGAAcacatcattaaagggatactccaccccaaaatgaaaattttgtcattaatcacttaacccaatgttgttccaaacccgtaaaagcttcgttcatcttcgggaacacaatttaagatattttggatgaaaaccgggaggcttgttactgtcccatagactgccaagtaaaacacactgtcaaggtccaaaaaaagtatgaaagacatcatcagaatagtccatctaccatcagtgattcaactataacgttatgaagcgacgagaatactttttgtacacgaagaaaacaaaaataatgactgtattCAACAagtcatctcctctgtgtctctccacatcaccgtagcgccatttcggagaatatgagctgaatgcaggcagctcattgcttcataacgttacgatcTGACCTGTGTTCCGTTGGAATCTGTAGCGTTGAGTCCAGAGGTGGAAGTTTGACCTGGGCACGCATGCTTTTACTTTTCTTGCCCAGGCACTCTCTACTATGAGCATCTCATCTCTCCATTATGACATCTAACTTTCAGCCTCCACACTGGCAACTCAGGAGCACTCTGTCCTTAAGAGTGCTGTCGTTGCTCGGCAAGGTTCGCGTGTATGACAGGCGCGACCTGGTCGTCATCCTGCAACTGTCGCATACACTTCCATCGCATGCTGGAATGTGCGTTCTCTTGGCGTTAGTTCTGACATGGACTGAATCTCCCCTCGTAAATCAGCCCTGATTGATGCAGAACTACTCCGACTTAACATTCCCATCACTGCCCTGAGTGAAACCTGGCTGACCGGTGTTGGCTCTGTCCGGGAAAAAAACTATACTTTATTCTGGAACGAATACCCATGCGGTGTGTTGGATATGCACGGTGTTGGATTTGCAATCCAAAACAAGCTACTGTCCTCAGTGGAAAAACCTGTGCCCATCTTCTCTCGTCTCTCCTCACTGCGCCTGCACACAAACTGTGGCCCAGTTACAATCATAGCCACTTAAGGCCCTACACTAACTTCTGATTTAGATGTAAAGGAATCATTTTACAATCAACTTAGCACCATTGTTCAGAAGACCCCGTCAACTGAACGTTTGATGATCCTTGGTGAATTTAATGCCCAAGTGGGTGCTAACTCTAGTGCATGGCCTGACATTCTGGGAAACCATGGATATGGCAACATGAATGATAACGGTCAGCGCTTACTGGAACTTTGTAGCACCCACAAACTTTGTGTCCCCTCTTCATTCTTTCAGGGCTCAAGCTCCTCCAAGGTCACCTGGCGACTCGACCAAGGCCTTTGACTACGTTAGTCGATCTGGACTTTTCCTCATCCTACAAAGACTTGGCTGCCCTGCAAAGTTACTGAAGGTGGTTACTGAGTTTCATGAGGGCATGAAGGCAACTGTAGAGTCTGAAGGCACTCGCTCTGAAGAGTTCCAGATAAGGTGTGGGGTAAAAAAGGGATGTAACCTTGCTCCTACCCTCTTTTTCTTCTCTGCCTTACTACGCCGTGCCTTCCCTGACGACTCAGGTATCCTTCTACACACCTGCAGCTCAGGAAAACTGTTAAATCTGGCCAGGCTGTGGGCGAAGAGTAAAGTACGCCATGTTCTGGTACGTGAGCTGCTTTATGCTGATGATGCTGCCTTTGTTGCCCACTAAGAGGCAGATCTACAACTACTCtgctcatcttttttttttttttcgctgcaTGTCTAGAGTTTGGTTTGCAGATTAGTCTTAAAAAGACAGTTATCCTTGCTCAACCTGCAACCTTGAACCCTACAGTATACATTAACAACATATGTCTATCTGTGGTAGACAAATTCACCTACCTAGGTTCCACAGTATCAAACAACAATAACCTTGATGCAGAGCTTGACATGCGCATTGGGAGGGCGTCATCAATGTTTGGAAAATTGAACAAGCATGTCTGGCACAACAAGTACCTCTCATTGCTCCTCAAAGTCTGTGTATACCATGCACGTGTACTTAGCACCTTACTATATGCAAGCGAGACAAGGACAACATACAGGAGGTACGAACATCGCCTCAACGCCTTCCATTTTTGCTGTCTTCGCTCCATACTGGGTGTATGCTGGAAGGACCATGTGCCAAACTCTATCATACTTGAGAGAACTGGTTCCAGTGACCTGTACCCCATCCTTCGTGAACACCACCTCCACTGGACTGGGCATATTTATCGAATGAATGACACCCGCCTCCCAAAAATCTTGCTATATGGTGAGCTGGCAAATGCCCCCCGcaaacttcacaaggaatggattgagggtggggtcaaggcatcaagagccaccacacacagacatgtcaaggaatttggctacagttgtcgtattcctcttgttaagccactcctgaaccacagacaatgtcagaggcgtcttacctggactaaggagaagaagaactggactgttgcccagtggtccaaagtcctcttttcagatgagagcaagttttgtatttcatttggaaaccaaggtcctagagtctggaggaagggtggagaagctaatagcccaagttgcttgaagtccagtgttaagtttccggagtctgtgatgatttggggtgcaatgtcatctgctggtgttggtccattgtgttttttgaaaaccaaagtcactgcacacatttaccaagaaattttggagcatttcatgctttcttctgctgaccagctttttgaagatgctgatttcattttccagcaggatttggcacctgcccacactgccaaaagcaccaaaagttggttaaatgaccatgttgtttgtgtgcttgactggccagcaaactcaccagacctgaaccccatagagaatctatggggtactgtcaagaggaaaatgagaaacaagagaccaaaaaatgcagatgagctgaaggccactgccAAAGAatcctgggcttccataccacctcagcagtgccacaaactgatcacctccatgtcacgccgaattgaggcagtaattaaagcaaaaggagcccctaccaagtattgagtagaTGTATAGTAAATTACCAtattttccagaaggccaacagttcacaaaaaaaataaaataataataaattattggtcctatgaagtattctaatttgttgagatagtgaattggtgggtttttgttaaatgtcagccaaaatcatcacaattaaaagaaccaaagacttaaactaattCAGTctctgtgcattgaatttatttaatacacaagtttcacaattttagttgaattactgaaataaatgaccttttacacaacattctaatttattgagatccaCCTGTATTCTTGGCCAATTTTTTGGTATTGGAGTGTAATTTaagtttgtgattttatttgtggTATCTGAATGGGTATATAAATTTTGGATGAGTTAGTTTGTGCATCAGCCAAAGTGGGagaattttactattattattatttgtattattattgttgttgttgttgttgtatgcaTACAAAACCTCAGTTCTTGTGTTACATATCTTTCTGTGGAAAGTGGAAACGTGCCTCATTTGTGCCAGTTTCCTCATTTGAACAAGGACAATGGTCTTTTTCTTACTGGTATTTAAATTTACACTTAAAGTGTAACTTTTACTGTAtgcaaattgtatatatataaaagactgAGATATATTCTTCCTTGCATTCTTTGTGATATACTGTACAGATTatgcaacacaaacacatgcaactTGTGTGATCTTTAAAGAACAATGCCAGTATTATGAGTCACAGTTCTCAGCAAGTCATGTATGAGACATCAAAACAAAACTCCATCAAATGTAGTATGAGTATTTTGACACGTCATAAATATTAGACACAATATATCAAGACAAAATATCAGCAAGTCTCAATATAGTAGGTGAaatattttcccaaaatatgtttGTTAGGTTTTAAAGTACATGACTTAatatattcactatatatatCAGTTGAGTAAACAAATCagaaaagttaaattaatttagaaaaaagctTGTGCAGATGCTAATTTCCTAtctaatgttttgaaatatttcaatGAATGACAACAGTGACTTGAAGGTCCAAAAGTGTTCAATACATGTTGGGGATGTTATTCTTGAGCAGTGCTGTTTCTGCGTGTGAACAGAAAGCGTCTCTGGTGTTTTCCTGATATGTCTGATGTCAGTCGAGTTTTTGTGGTGCTGATTCTCATTTCATGTTCATGCCGCTGACCTCCTTTCATGCTTGTAACTTGTGTGCATTACTTCAAAGCAACTCTCACATTTTCACCCACTTTAAGAGTGGTAAGTGTacagtttacattattttaaaaccattatttttccAGTTGCAGATCTTGTTTGTTATATACTGCATTGTATCTTGTTTGTTACTTATTTCCATTTGTAAAAATCATTCTGTTTACTTGAATAATGTCTAGTAGAGTTAAGCTTCTACAGGAAGACAACGTAATATTTTTCATAGGCTATCAACAGATAGCTCTGAAACCTATTCATATATGCATGACCAAACAGGAACCCGTCTAGGTATCTCTGCCAGACTTCAAGAGCTTTAACTAACACAACGAGCGAGCGAGGAAGACTTGTGCGTTCTCATTAAAAGACTCCAGGTGTTGTTTTCATTGAAGTTGGATCtatcatttaattaatatctTTTTCTTCTTGCTCAGACTATTTTTGGTCTGAAGGAGGTTTATTATTCAAGACCCACGCTGTGCCCAGCTAGGCATGGATCGACTGTGCAGTAGAATCGTTGTTCTTTTACTCACTGGTAAGTAAAATTTGAGCTATCTTAAAAGCGTAGTTTGTTAAGCATTTAATCTACCACAAAGATTTGGTCAGATATTTTGGTAAGAAGAGTTTTTGACACTTTTGACCAAAATTTGACCAAGGCTacacccaactttgggtcaaataaggactaacccaactgttggattcaatttgtacattttaaccCAACAATTAGTCCATATGTGAcccaacccagcattttttagagtgtagttatCACAAAGGATTCATCTCAGTAAATATTAGATTTTGAGTCTAAATACACAAATGTGTGTTTCACTTAGAAGTTTTGTAAGTCAGTGTCAAGCATATAGTTAAAAACCTCTTAAATTAGAATCATTTTGTACAGTTTGTCCTGTACAGTAAAATTTTTAGCACTTGTGTTTTACGTTATAAATGTGgttaattaattacaatattcGTTGGCCAAAACAATggattgttttacattttcactgtttcatgaatcattttgtgtttcagaacTGTTTGACTGAATAAATTTGTAGAAAATTTGTTAAATTGCATATAACATCATTTACAGAACTACCGAATTTTTCTACaaatttgattgcatcatataataattgctgttaatagtgtttatcgtctgtttgattacgtctttaattgatttttccgtacatttctgccatatgtacattaactgacagtcaccactgataaactactactaaatattgtagaaacttaatgttctgtaaagttgctttgcaacgatttgtattgtaaaaagcgctacataaataaacttgaattgaattccaattgtgacaacatgccctactatgacatttaaaaaaaaaaaaatattctaattccTGTGCAATAAAtagctttgttttttgttatctttaccaatcaaaactttatatttgactaagaaactgactttcaaaaataaacctaGCCTGTTTAGTCTGACAATTAGCCGTTATTTACCCTATAATGTCTGATGCTAAAATTGTTTGTTGAttaatttgtatttgaaataactTGTGTAGTTATGGAAAAACTATGTGTAGAAGTTACAAATTAACTCATTTGGCTGACAGACCCAGAATCGCTTGTTTGAGGTATTTATTGAGCAATTACAGTcaaatgtcattaaatattttgCTGTGAAAGATGTTAGTTAACTCGACTAGTATCAACTAATTTAACAATTTAtcgtttgatgttttttttgtggaattgtattaaaatgtcattaaaacttTTAGTCCAAAGCGACAATTTtttatcatgtgttcccggggaatcttagcagacgcttttatccaaagcgacttacactaccacttgagctacaggagcacaattTATCATGATGTCTGTATTCCAATCATGTTCCTATTGTTTGTACATAAAGACAGACAATACATTATCTTTATGCTTTTCTTTTCATGACCACAACAGGAGTGTTGATCACCAGTACAAGTCCAGAGGAACTCGAAGTCTATTTGGAACCAAAGTACATTGAAGTCTATGAAGGAGACTCAGTCACGATCAACTGCACTTTTCAGCCCGGTGAAAATTATAAACTGAGGTGGTACTACAGTCCGACTGATTTAGACTGTAACTCTGGAACAGAAGGATTAcatgaaaaaagttttaataatacagaaaataaagacACTTGGTCAATATTCACCATTAATTCCATCAAAACCAGTGAGAGTGGATGGTACTTCTGCAAGGTTATAAAAGATATTCCTGTTCTCTTAGAAAAATGCAGTAATGGAGCACAAGTTCTGGTCGGTAAGTAGAGGGTTGAATCAAATATAGAAATGTTATGAtgtaaaattatgatatatttcaggttctgcactatttctaggtcacttatcaaataagtcattttgtgaCACTGCACATGTGGACTCATTTGTACAGATCGTCAGATTGAAGCACAAGATGCACTTTGGATTATTCTCAAATCACGTTGGCGAAAATGATGATCATGTTGTGCACTAATGTAATGAGTTCGTGCATTGAGGGTGGCTGTCATTAAAGCAGAAGTGGGCAAACCAAATACTTAGACATTATGAAATGTTCACGTCAACTTTTCACtgaaattgttatgctgataaaacaatttgtcattaaaaattaatgcacTTCATTGAGTTTGTTCTATAAACTGAAAAATTCCGTGCACCAacctttttttgttatattatggCTTAATTCAGATTAGATGTTTGTAGgaaataataacaacatgtaTAACAATATGCCAATAGCCAAAATTCCAATTTCAGCAACAGTAGAATTCCATCACTTTACTTTGCCAAAAGCCATTAGTGTTTGTCAAGACATTTTAACAGCCTTTGCTCATAATCTGTTGTTGAAATGTATGAAAGTAACAATTCACAGTTTTAACAACTTTCACTGTTGTTTTTTACTCTACAGATGCCAACAGCACCCAGGAATATCCAAAACAGCCACAGATGCAGAATCCAACTACACAAGATTACCCCACAACTTGCTTGATCAGTGgtaaaatttagcttttttctctcattaaacttttaaatactCAATTCAACACCATTTGGTCACTTGTATGAGCGCAAGTAGTCACAAAGTAATGGATTTACTGCATAATAACTACTACTTCTACTTTTACTACAGCCACATGTGGTACGCGTGTAGTTTGTCTCAAATATCAGTAATATCATGTGTTCTCAAATGTAagtttttaagaaataaagtgTACTATGGCTATAAAATTAATTACAGGCATTCAACTGACATACTACACAGTTGGGTCCAGTAGTCTGAAACCActagttttcctttttttctaattttatacaACTGAATCTAAAATATCACTtggtcagtttatttattttttaatttcctttcctAAACCTTTCTGTTTATGTCCAGGATTAAATTAAGCTTTGAACCCCAGATTTTCAATGTGATTTTAGCCTTTTGGACCCCACTGCAtgtatgataatacatttttggagTTCAAGACCAAAAAACCTACAAAGCAATTACTGGCTTGTCAAACAGGTTTGTAGAGAGATTTGGAGAGGAAGAATTTAAGGGAAATTGGTTGTTTtcccttcaaaaataaataaataaaaaaagattgcaaTCATATCTGATTCAATACAAATCCATAATCAAATTCACGCATGTATTCTTTGAGAATATAAAATTAGCGATAACTGCAGCCATCGGAAGAGCCACACATCTAACCGAATTACaattttttgtaatcttttgtgTGTTACAGCCACAACAATCCTCACAACATCCTCCTCACCACCGTCCAGCATTGGTCAGTGGTGGATATGGCTAGCGTCGGCAGCTGGATGCGTAGTACTAGTTGTGTCCATTGTTGTCATATGTATCGTGACTCGCAAACCGAAAGGTACGTCTACAATGACtcaatgttgcatttaaaaaaatctgtcaccaaataaatagtttaaccctaaactaatttatttaacaaaacaatgttAACTTTGACCAGATCTAACGTTTAGAACCTACAGTTCATTGTCCGTCTCACATTAATTttttatacacttaaaaaaattggTGCCGAAAcatatttcactcagaaatatctAGTGAATTTTTACAcctaattacaaagaaacggaaAGCAACACTTTGAATTAAGCATGAAATTGTGGATgactaaaatacacattttctgccaaacgtactccaataatctttatttacagctttgagtttatttattttatttttttacagtgtattttgtaTGTGGCTCGGTACATTGATGATGATTATTTCAAATGCATGACATAAGCAtcataaaacattacaacataacatCACCATAATAATGATGTTCAAAGATTGTATCACTTTACTCAAACTAACTTTACTCTCAAGCCAACACACATAATGCTAAAGCCTTGTGGTTATGAATGTCTACAGCCTATAACTATAATTTTTGCTATAAACTGAGGGAAGAATCAAGATTATTTCTTATGCCACAAAAATCCTTTAAAAGTCACACAGATTGTTTGCAGTCCTCAGCTGAGAAACAACAAAGAATCCTTAGGAGCCTATGTACAAGGTCAGACATTTCCTGGGTCGCAAACTGAGTGCTGAATGAGAGTGGGTGTCATGTGGTTAAGCACTGTGAGAATGATCTCCAGTTGATGATTAGA
This window encodes:
- the LOC109093518 gene encoding uncharacterized protein LOC109093518, with product MDRLCSRIVVLLLTGVLITSTSPEELEVYLEPKYIEVYEGDSVTINCTFQPGENYKLRWYYSPTDLDCNSGTEGLHEKSFNNTENKDTWSIFTINSIKTSESGWYFCKVIKDIPVLLEKCSNGAQVLVDANSTQEYPKQPQMQNPTTQDYPTTCLISATTILTTSSSPPSSIGQWWIWLASAAGCVVLVVSIVVICIVTRKPKENIYMNTKPVESSCWRQNRTKRDICDLPESKKTDTIKPLRKYDTLSSNRIRRP